The proteins below come from a single Dryobates pubescens isolate bDryPub1 chromosome 16, bDryPub1.pri, whole genome shotgun sequence genomic window:
- the TLX3 gene encoding T-cell leukemia homeobox protein 3: MDPPRMDPPAGAQGQHQHEPISFGIDQILNSPEQDSAAPPPPRGPDGATFLGGPGGRGGAPYPALPAPFPAIAAPFEDSGSYSVNLSLAPAGVIRVPAHRPIPGAVPPPISSAIPAMPTVPSLGSLNFPWMESSRRFVKDRFTAAAALTPFTVTRRIGHPYQNRTPPKRKKPRTSFSRVQICELEKRFHRQKYLASAERAALAKSLKMTDAQVKTWFQNRRTKWRRQTAEEREAERQQASRLMLQLQHDAFQKSLNESIQPDPLCLHNSSLFALQNLQPWEEESAKIPPVTSLV; the protein is encoded by the exons ATGGACCCGCCGAGGATGGACCCGCCGGCGGGCGCTCAGGGCCAACATCAGCACGAGCCCATCAGCTTCGGCATCGACCAGATTCTCAACAGCCCCGAGCAGGACAGCGCTGCCCCACCGCCCCCCCGGGGCCCCGACGGCGCGACCTTCCTGGGCGGCCCCGGTGGCCGCGGCGGCGCGCCCTACCCGGCCCTGCCGGCCCCTTTCCCGGCCATCGCCGCGCCCTTCGAGGACTCTGGATCTTACAGTGTcaacctcagcctggccccGGCAGGCGTGATCCGGGTGCCGGCGCACAGGCCTATCCCTGGGGCAGTGCCGCCGCCCATCTCCAGCGCCATCCCGGCCATGCCCACCGTGCCCAGTCTGggcagcctcaacttcccctggatggagagcagccggCGCTTCGTCAAGGACCGGTTCACAG cggcggcggcgctgaCGCCCTTCACGGTGACACGGCGGATCGGGCACCCCTACCAGAACCGGACTCCGCCGAAGCGCAAGAAACCGCGGACCTCCTTCTCCCGGGTGCAGATCTGCGAGCTGGAGAAGCGCTTCCACCGGCAGAAGTACCTGGCCTCGGCCGAGCGCGCTGCCCTCGCCAAGTCCCTCAAGATGACGGACGCCCAGGTCAAGACCTGGTTCCAGAACCGGCGCACCAAGTGGCG GCGGCAGACGGCGGAGGAACGGGAGGCCGAGCGGCAGCAGGCAAGCCGGctgatgctgcagctgcagcacgaCGCCTTCCAGAAGTCGCTGAACGAGTCGATCCAGCCCGACCCGCTGTGCCTGCACAACTCGTCGCTGTTCGCGCTGCAgaacctgcagccctgggaggaggaaaGCGCCAAGATCCCCCCGGTCACCTCCCTCGTCTGA